The Phragmites australis chromosome 13, lpPhrAust1.1, whole genome shotgun sequence DNA window TCTTTTTTTAACACCAGACCTCGTTACCGGAGCCTTCATTGGAAGCCATACGAGTGCGACACCGGGTACTCCATGCGGTGTAGTTCGGCGACTCCAGATCAAGAACCACATGAACGTGAGTCTTGATGTTGATGAGTTGAGCAGTGGCGGCCGAGATCGGCtcgggctcggggtccccgaaggGATTGCCGGAGACGGAGGAGTGTGGCGACGCCATGGAAGGAAGAGGGAGGCAGCGGAAGAAAGGCTCAGAAACGTGCGGTATCTGGTACCATGTAGAAGAACAGAGAGATGGAGATGAAGCTCATCATCACATTGATCATCTCGGTAGTGTACATATACACCAGGGTGCTAACCACCTCCATACATGCAGGCGAGAGGACGGGAGTCAATGGGAGGTGGCGTGAGACTAGGACTAGCTAACTGATCTTAGCCTAAACTGTTAGCCTAAACCATTACAATCTTAGCCACTTTGACACATGCAATTTATATTTGTTAATAGTGGCAAATCAGCAATTTTTTCGTGGCCGATTGGGAAGGAAACTAACAGGTTCGGAAGCGTTCGAGGCTTGTTCCCGTGGGCGGGCTAGAGCGAGGGTTTGTTTGGGAAGCCCAAACCCTGCAGGGATAATAATTtatatgatgaactaatttttaaaattatttttagccctaggtttgtatatgtttgaatttaaatagagttaaaaaaaagaatatcatatgaaattataaaaatacatatacatggagcattacaaagaaacccattttcaccatataatctagtgctaaaaataattttagaaattagctcatcatataagaagaatattagtgaatttttaaaaatttatggaaatttatttgatgccctaacaatttctagaagttataaaagtaccttttttaaagaattttagtttaaattatacacatgatttttagatgaatctaattaaaataggttgcacatagattatggaatatgtaaaaaaaaattaggatttttggagcaataaaAAACCTCTGTTTTGAACAGAGTAGatatgaaaagaaaattgaACAGCTGAGTACTGTTCACCACGGGAACTgtgggctaaccgccctctcaagtGTCTGCAAGGGCTAACTGCCCTCGATAAGGTCTGCGCTTTCTACCATGTTATCCTTACCTCCTCTCTCAAAAGGCTATAACCCTTTCTGAGGGCGATAGATGTCTATTTCTGTAATTTTTTCATTTGGATCTATTTATTTAactttttatgttaaaaaaatgcaaaaataaaaaagctcgtCTTTTGGATGTAAGGCGGGCTGAAAAGTCCTCAGGCCATTCGATCCCTATCCCCGTCGATCCATTGGGAGAAAAAAAACACCTCCCGACCCATTTCTCTCTCCCGACATCGCTCTCTCGCTCGCTAGATCTCGCGAATTGTCGTCCCTTTTGCCAACCGAATGAACTagaagctcttttttttttaacatcagACCTCTTTACCGGAGTTTTCATTGGAGGCCATACGAGTGCGACACCGGGGGATCGAACCTCAGTGGGCTTGATAGCACCTGCTGCTTTGCCACCATGCTCCTTGCGTGTTCGCGTCTCAACCAAAACCTCACGATGGGCGGTGTTTACCTCTCGTACTCCCTCGCTAACGGTGGCTAGAGTGAGAGCTTGTTTGGGCAACTTGCGACTTCGTCTCTCTCCAACGACGTCTCAACTCCAAGAACACATCTCTGGGTGTGAAGGCTTCTGTGACCTCTTCTTCTTGATTCCCTATCTCATCCTTTTCCTCCTCCAtcctctcctcttttttctAGGTCTCTAAGTGTGCGGCTTTGTCAGATTTCATGAGGTCTTTTCAGGTTTGTGAATGTTCCTTTGCATCGTttgaatttttatttgttttcctgattttatttttcaatcatTTGAGATATGTGATGCTTCAGTGCAACAAGTGAAGCGAATGGGTATGGAGCCCGATTGGCAAAGCCACAAGGGAGTGTCCGAGCCCGCCGGTACGAAGCCGCGGCGTCATACACCCATGTTAAAAATAACCTCCAATGAAGGCCCGGATTAGGGGGGCCGGTtctaaaaaattaagaaaaaaaaagtgaaggaATTGCTACTGGTGTGATCTTCTTCAGCGGCTAGATTTTGGTGAGGTGAGAAGGCGtccatctcctttgtttcctctCTTCTGTATTGATTATTTGAAATCCTGATATCATAATTTCTTAGGAGCTCATGTCTGGACAGTGAACACCATTTTGTTCTTGTCGCATTGTAGTTTTAGTCTATCTATTTAAACATGAAATCTATAGTAGGAGTAGAAATTATCATAATAGTCTAACTCCTTTCCTGCCTTATGTCATGTGTTACTAAAGAGACGACTAATAGAAAGGTAAACACGATTAAGACACCTTGTGTCATGTGAGAAGAAAAGAAGACACGGAGCCTGCATTCCAAATTATGCAAAATTTAGCAAGATGGGACAAGTGCTCTACACACCCAATATATCTAGTCAATGGTCATGCTCATTTGGCTTCAAAGCTTTTACCAGATAATGATTCTATAACCAAATTCTGAATACCCAAACCATGTATTATGATGTTGTTGCTCTGCATGAAAACATGTGTAGGCCTAGAGCGTGAGAGTACGGCGACGAAAACATGGAGCATGTTTGAATTAAGCCAAAATTTCAATAAACCTTCGTGGTTAACCATGGTTATTTTGTGATGGCCAATTTGGTTAGCATAAGCTAATACGAGCTAGTTTGTATCAGATGCACTTCAACTGCTAGTACACTGTTACCGCAAGCCTACTGTCAACCCGTGTGATTTTGGACCTCCACGACCTATAATCTCGCCAGTGTGTGTGCTTGATGATTTGTTCTAAGTTGTGCCGTTTTTCACCATATATTTTACAGTGCAAAAGTTGTTAGGATTGGTCTGTGAGGCGCATAACTAAGttagtgtttggttcgtgggaCGAGATGTGATGGAGTTGATCTATATCGTTTTTAGCTGTTTAGATTGAGAGCAGTGGAATAAAATGGTTCGAAATCAAATATTCTTTAAAGATTCGGGACAGAGTTGTTCCAAAAAATAGTGAAACGCAACATCTTATTTCGAACGTGACACTGACGGTAGGCACAAAGTGTTAAAATAGATTTGTTCCATTCCACCCACCAAACAAGTATTTATATATGAATAGAATCATCATATCTCACCccgctctccaaccaaacactacctaaaggATTAAAACTATCTATCTATCATTTAAGGCcaacaaaaaataaagatataatGATATTTCCTTTCCCTCTCAACTGATTTTGTTGGTCAGTATTTAGAGATTTGTGTTAAGTAATGGTTTCATTCCTTAGAGAATTTATGTTAAGTTATGGAATGGATTAGTCATGACCTACTTGAGTAAAAACCCTCCTGAATAATATGTTTGTCCGTTATTGTATTAAGTAGTGTTTTATAGCATCATCATGCTTTATCCGTTCTTGAATGATATGTCTATGCATAAGCTGTTGTTTTCATGTTGTGTTAAGTAAGGCATCTATGCTGCTAGCATCATCACACTCTATCCATTCTTGAGCGTAATTTTTTCCCACTGGTTGGTACTCACTGGCTGCTACACATATTAGTTATTTACGAACCAACAATGCATTGATACTAggataaatctaaaaaaaatacacgTGTATGTTTTAGACTTATAGCATACACacctatttttagtaaaaaaaatatctgaacatgagcattttattattaattttttgacttttttacaTATGGACTTGTAACACTTATTTGTGATTAACTTAAATGTGTggcaaaaaatagaaaaaatatttgataaCAAATACATCTGTTGGTCTgcctcttaaatgcagttatataagtaattttgtgaaaaattgtaaaCAAATTAGAATAGACCCGTGAGCAATTTGAAATAGGTTAAGGCAATTCAGGATTGGGTGTTCAACAAATTTTGTGAATAAATTAGAACCATTCAGAGGCAATATTAGATCTAGATGctacatattttcaataaaaaaagagagaacaatTTGTGAACAATTTTGCTGCAAGCAAATTGGCTCAAACTTGCAAATAATTTTGTATACTTTTAGAAGCAAAATAGGTGTGCATGTCATAAGATTAAATCATGTACGtgcaatttttagattttaccttGATACTATATCTAAGTTTGTCCTATCTGTAAATGTTAGATAATAGGTTGTAGAAATGAGATTATGGGATATATGAAAGAGAAAAATAGGAAATTCATGTGATTATGGGATATAGGAAAGAGAAAATTAGGAAATTCATGTAGATGGAAGATGAACTATTTTTGGTAATCGTTCCTGCCATACTTGAATAACTTAATGATGAAAAAAGGCATATACATACTTCATAATATATTGGTGCTAAAAAGATGAAGTAAATTCTTGAGGGACATGATAGTTTCTAGGACTGAGTTCCATATGAATCCAGAGATATTTAAGGCGACATCAAATTATCTTATGTAAGAGAGTCTACTGCATGACACACGTGGCATTACTGTTGATTAACATGTGTTGTTAAGTGTTTGCCTGATTATTATATTACATTCTTAACTCTCATGCATTATGATGTATCACATaaattatttagtttttttacttATCTTGTTTTTTTATGTCCTCACGAACCTAATTTTGATCAGCTTATAGCTTCTGGATAACAATTTTACATAATAATCAATTGTTCATGTGCTTTGACTATTGAGTTGTCAGTATGAGCACTTTGAATTGTGTCATCCACCACAGTATTAGAAAAATATTGAAGCTTTGAATTAGTAGATGGCTAGTATAATGATTAACTTGATCGGATGCGTGTATCGGTACTAGCGAAAGATTAACCATACCACATATTTTCTATATTCTAGCAgcaattttcatttttcttcttctaatttttctgAATTGTTAGGATTTTTATCCCTGTGTCTCCCAAACAACAACGGCCAGGAAAATGTGAACCCACGGAACTCAATATTGAAACCAACCAATCATAGCTCGCATAATAATCTCTATGCTTGTCCCAATAATACCTAATGAACCTAAATCCACTTCCATCCAAACAAATCCTTCGCCAACCAAAAAAAATCCAAGCTGAAGTGAATAGATACTTGAACTTGGATTATAGAACAGTTCATTCATGACCAATATCCTTGATGACGTAATCAGAGTACAAACGATAGCTGATTATTTACAGAGGATTCAGATTCATGAAAGATAAATAGTACtagaacatatacaacaatcTATGAAAGCCATGTCTTGATCAAATTTTGAACGAGATTTGGAAGCGCGGAATCAGAAAAGCTCCGGGCAGTCCCATACTTCTCCAGACCGACACTGCCGTCTGGACGAGTTCACGCGGAGTTCAGCTTCGCGAGGGTGCGCTTCACGGCCTTCACGCTCAGTGGGCTGTTTTTGCTCTGCTCAATTCAGACAGAGAAGAGACAGTTTCATTATGTTTCCTGCTATGGTCAATCGTATAAGCACCTAGGATCTCTTTCGGTAAAGTGTACTGAAAGAGATTCTTCGGTTAGCTCATGCATGTTGCGTGGCAGTGTGAAACTGTCTAACTTGCATAAGCTAAACAAGGCTGTAGATGTATCAATGTTGCAGTGAAGAGATTACCGCAGAGCAAGTTCCAGCCCTGGTGTTGCAGACAGGGTAATCCCGTGGGCAGCAGCTGGCGTGATCCTTGCAGCAGACGGCGCTTTCCAGTGGGCAGCAACCCCAGACCAAGCAGAGATTCCTAAAGCCGAATGCACAGCAGCAGGTGCTGCCTGCTGAGCACGAAAAGTTCTCGTCGCAGACCAATTCGGGGGCGACGGGGGGAGGTGGTGTTGGAGGGGTTGGAGATGGCTTGGGAGGGTTCGCGCCCTTTTTAGTGGGGTAAGATGCCATCATGGCAATCCCGCACTTCCCGCTGGTCGCATTGATGTTGCGCTCCATGCGGACGTACCCAGCCTCACCCCACTTCGGACCCCATGAGTTGCGGACGATCCAGTAGTCCTTGCCATTCTCGGTGCCATAGCCGACCGCAACCACACCATGGTCAAGGGTTGTGGTGCACCTTCCACTGAAGACACCCTGTAATAAAAAATCGAAGACGAGTTAAGATCAACAACCTACTCGTTGTATGATAACATAGGCAGATTGCTTCAGCAAGTTTGTTTACCGATTTATAGAGCTGGAACTCGCGGCCACCAGCAGCAATGGCAACACTGACTGGCTGGTGAGCAACCGCCTTCTGCAACGACTTCTCATCATTTCGAGGGACATCTTCAAAGCCATCAATGCTCACAACCTTTGCATTTTCCTGCAGTGATCAATGTACCAATCTGGACATGAGCAAAGACCATCACGTGAAAGAGGGGAGCATATGAAGGAATAAGGAGATACATACCCTGCTGATGTCGCATTTGCCATCCACGGCTTTGTAAGGGTAGTCAGCTTCAGTGTCAATGCCTCCGTTCTTTATGACAAAGTCAAAGGCAGAATCCATAAGCCCACCATTGCAACCATTGTTCCCTTCATTGCTCGAGCATTCTACAAGCTCCTGCTCAGACAATTCGATCATCTCTCCAGTGACAAGTTGGTTAATGCTTTCCACTGTGCTGACTGCAGAGAAAGCCCAGCAACTTCCTGCAGATCACCATTCCATAAACAAGTTACAATCACAGAAAATTATCACTTCCCAGAACTGCATGAGTTCCAATTGTATTGACTTGTATGCATGTACTGGCAGTAAAAAAAAGGTGAAGAGCGTGCCAAACCCTTAATGGAGTTCTAATCACATCAATTTTGTTAGGATAATATAAATAAGCAGTGATTTGCAGTTAAATTGTTTGTTTGTGGCGtttgcttttctttcttcatGAGGCAACTTTAAAAGCAACATATAATTAGTTGATTTGTTTCTTGCAATAGCCAGCATCATACAAAGTCTTGATAAGGCTAACGAAAGAGAGGACGAATAACCTCCGGTGCACTATCCTACAGACCATAAGAGAAGAGACTTTCTTACGATCACCATGCAGAACAAATTTTCCATCATGTTTATATGCTACCAGAACCAAAAACTGTTATGATGCAACATCTGGTAAACGTATCCCTCCAAAGAATCTGGCTAACGTCTTAATAGTTGGTTGATGCCTTGATAGTTCATGTCATGAAGGCCAACATGTTCTCAGAATCTGACCGGTAGATGCACCAATAGCATATTGGATTGAAGGACCACAGAAAAGGCCACTGCAACGGTGGTCTTAAACCAGAAAAACAGTTTGGAAGGGAGCTACACTACAAATAAGGAAACCACGACACGCAGGGCAAGTCGAATGGAAGGCCGGTTCCGCTCAAAGTCCATACCGCACGACTCACAACCTTTGCTTCCACCATAAGCAAAGAATGAAGAAAATAAACCCCTTGTGTACAATATAATACATCTAAGCAAGTGACTTAATCTTCCTCCAAAATAAATCTTATCTTAATCATCATATTCCAAACTATTCTTATGCTGATCAAATCATCATATTCTGTCATGATGTGACAGAAAAATCCATctttttcaaacaaaaatgGTTTAACTTTGTTGGAACGATAAAAGGCCAATACCAAGTACGGTGCTTATCAGGTTTGAATGGATCCTAAACAGATCTAATGCGAAATTGGCGTGTATAGATCCGAGGTTAGCGTTAAACTACTAAACAATCGCGCAGAATCGATCGGCAAAAGTCAAGAAAGAGGCAAAATTTCTCACCGCATTGTCCCTGGTTCTTAACGGGAGCAACGGCCCCCTTCTCCCTCCAGTCGACGGCCTCCGGCAGCTCCTCGACTCCGTCGTGGCGATACCTCTCCGCAGCGGCGCGGTTCCTCTGGACGGGCTTGGCGCCGAGGTACGCCGCGCGGAACTCCTCGATGGTCAGATCGGCGAAGCCGTTCATCCCGAGGCGGAACCCGTGCTCGTCGGCGCGGGCGTTGTGCGCGTCGACGAACCTGAGGTTGTCCCAGAACACCCGGAACCGGCGGTCGTGCTCGCCGAGCGCGTTGTACGCGCGGCCGTGCTCCGCCAGCCAGAGCTCGTACATCGCGCGCGCCTCCGCCTCCGTCCGCTCCAGCCCCCGCGCGCCGTGCTCCTCGTTGTAGGAGACGATGGACATGTCGTCCGCAgcggaggcggcgaggaggaggaggaaggccgCGGCGAAGATGCCCCGGCCGAGAGCCATGATGGCGGCGGTGGGGGTGACGAGCGTCTTTATCAAACCtctcttcccttttcttttccttttctctttttatttggGCTGCGGTGTGGGGTTGAGGGTTGGACGCGATGTTGATTTATAGGCACGGGGCGGAGAGTTTGGGTCGATTTGGTTTATCGGTTAAGCTTGATTTGGTTTCTTAATCCTAATATATTATTCTCGCGAGGACTCTaatcaaaaggaaaaattgatt harbors:
- the LOC133888360 gene encoding oryzain beta chain-like, translating into MALGRGIFAAAFLLLLAASAADDMSIVSYNEEHGARGLERTEAEARAMYELWLAEHGRAYNALGEHDRRFRVFWDNLRFVDAHNARADEHGFRLGMNGFADLTIEEFRAAYLGAKPVQRNRAAAERYRHDGVEELPEAVDWREKGAVAPVKNQGQCGSCWAFSAVSTVESINQLVTGEMIELSEQELVECSSNEGNNGCNGGLMDSAFDFVIKNGGIDTEADYPYKAVDGKCDISRENAKVVSIDGFEDVPRNDEKSLQKAVAHQPVSVAIAAGGREFQLYKSGVFSGRCTTTLDHGVVAVGYGTENGKDYWIVRNSWGPKWGEAGYVRMERNINATSGKCGIAMMASYPTKKGANPPKPSPTPPTPPPPVAPELVCDENFSCSAGSTCCCAFGFRNLCLVWGCCPLESAVCCKDHASCCPRDYPVCNTRAGTCSASKNSPLSVKAVKRTLAKLNSA